The proteins below are encoded in one region of Eriocheir sinensis breed Jianghai 21 unplaced genomic scaffold, ASM2467909v1 Scaffold640, whole genome shotgun sequence:
- the LOC126993593 gene encoding E3 ubiquitin-protein ligase TRIM21-like yields MASAGKGPGDNPEECPVCLTGFDDSVQRPRTLPCGHTVCTLCTDKLKEQGRVTCPECRVSHAVPEGGQFPVCYIVEAFIRRMRDDKAAAAAAASPPPSAEKGKGAAGSAGKKRAAGLSKEMRSLLQEKEATVVAAITACQEAQSQLDQYEATLTGWGERQQQLEDSLQGLVDQSRSSRELLQQEKFRVAPKRKEAKKKEQELQAVREKLRTRATEQEALKMVAEVIHFTSEAEQVLEECQQCFPDAGILTTARKVREASSAAWRPPRLSRRLWKLFL; encoded by the exons atgGCGTCAGCAGGGAAGGGGCCG gGAGACAACCCCGAGGAGTGTCCAGTGTGCCTGACAGGCTTTGATGACTCAGTACAGCGGCCACGCACTCTGCCCTGTGGCCACACAGTCTGCACACTGTGCACAGATAAGCTGAAGGAGCAGGGCCGTGTTACCTGTCCGGAGTGCCGCGTCAGCCATGCCGTGCCCGAGGGCGGGCAGTTCCCTGTTTGCTATATAGTTGAGGCCTTCATTAGAAGGATGAGAGATGAcaaggcggcagcagcagcagcagcctcgccgccacccagtgccgagaaggggaaaggggcagCAGGATCAgctggcaagaagagagcagctGGTCTCTCCAAGGAAATGCGTTCCCTTCTGCAGGAAAAGGAGGCCACagttgtggccgccatcaccgcctgccAGGAGGCTCAGTCCCAGCTGGACCAGTATGAGGCCACCCTGACAGGCTGGGGCgagcggcagcagcagctggaGGACAGCCTCCAGGGACTGGTGGACCAGAGCAGGAGTTCCAGGGAGCTCCTGCAGCAGGAAAAGTTCCGTGTGGCaccgaagaggaaggaggcaaagaagaaggagcaggagctgCAGGCTGTGCGGGAGAAGTTGCGCACTCGTGCAACAGAGCAAGAGGCACTCAAGATGGTTGCTGAGGTGATTCACTTCACCAGTGAGGCGGAGCAGGTGTTGGAGGAGTGCCAGCAGTGTTTCCCTGACGCCGGCATCCTCACCAccgccaggaag GTGAGAGAGGCATCTAGTGCAGCCTGGAGGCCGCCAAGGCTGTCCAGGCGGCTCTGGAAACTGTTTCTATag
- the LOC126993606 gene encoding uncharacterized protein LOC126993606: MKRFTKIMVDGLRSTVQPPKVEEIAVVETLQAEAFQIAKDFLDFLALGGRSSRWGRGQPRATRSVRGEGRASVVHTTPRPSRLDTDDTTITISITSTIRSASSTNSTSSSVSTISSITSTSNGSHWHLAATQAPASSFSRVCVCVCVCMYVCMYVCVWVFLPLPLSP, from the exons ATGAAACGGTTCACCAAGATCATGGTGGACGGCCTGCGGTCAACGGTACAGCCTCCAAAGGTTGAAGAAATTGCCGTTGTGGAGACTCTACAGGCGGAGGCTTTTCAGATCGCTAAG gattttcttgatttccttgcgttggggggacgaagcagcaggtggggccgaggacagccgcgagccaccaggtcggtgcgcggggaggggagagcgagtgttgtccacaccaccccacgccccagccgcctcgacacggacgacaccaccatcaccatcagcatcaccagcaccatcaggagcgccagcagcaccaacagcaccagcagcagcgtcagcaccatcagcagcatcaccagcaccagcaacggcagtcactggcacctggccgccacgcaagccccagcctccagcttcagccgggtgtgtgtgtgtgtgtgtgtgtgtatgtatgtgtgtatgtatgtatgtgtgtgggtgtttctacccctccccctctccccgtaG